One Vibrio sp. CDRSL-10 TSBA genomic region harbors:
- a CDS encoding DUF481 domain-containing protein, with translation MPLSARNTALTALISALSCSAYAAQEQSAEETQGGQFSGDAKLGFIYSKTDSTSMSINSGATLNYDEEMRKQKLSLATYYSHKSDSDDDDDGTNKYRVIYDIKHTLSQSSFVFGNAKYEHDQYATYRHQALLVGGFGYTLVDTETSKLEVGAGPGFRYSKRQSFDEDHPNRSEDEIIANGFINGSLKVSDALDIGGGVRMDYGDSNTTTTANAYLKNKLAERLALVLDTEYIYNTEVASGKDHDEIYSTISLNYAF, from the coding sequence ATGCCATTGTCAGCAAGAAATACGGCACTGACGGCGTTAATCAGTGCACTGTCTTGTTCTGCCTATGCTGCTCAGGAGCAAAGCGCAGAAGAGACACAAGGGGGACAATTTAGCGGGGATGCCAAACTAGGCTTTATCTATTCCAAAACGGATAGTACTTCGATGTCGATCAACTCGGGCGCCACACTTAATTATGATGAAGAGATGCGTAAGCAAAAGCTCTCTCTGGCGACCTACTATTCACATAAGTCCGATAGTGACGATGATGATGACGGTACCAACAAATATCGTGTGATCTACGATATCAAACACACCTTATCGCAAAGCTCTTTTGTGTTTGGTAACGCCAAGTACGAGCATGACCAATATGCGACTTATCGTCACCAGGCGCTGTTAGTCGGTGGTTTTGGTTATACCTTAGTTGATACCGAAACATCAAAACTGGAAGTTGGTGCTGGTCCGGGTTTCCGTTATTCGAAACGTCAGTCTTTTGATGAAGACCATCCGAACCGTTCAGAGGATGAAATCATTGCCAACGGCTTTATTAATGGCAGCTTGAAAGTAAGTGACGCACTCGATATTGGTGGCGGTGTACGGATGGACTACGGTGATTCAAACACAACCACAACAGCCAATGCGTATCTGAAAAACAAACTGGCCGAGAGACTGGCCCTGGTTTTGGATACAGAGTACATCTACAACACGGAAGTTGCGTCTGGCAAAGACCATGATGAAATCTACAGTACCATCAGTCTGAATTACGCTTTCTAA